Proteins from a single region of Callithrix jacchus isolate 240 chromosome 12, calJac240_pri, whole genome shotgun sequence:
- the ZNF174 gene encoding zinc finger protein 174 isoform X4, which produces MAAKMEITLSSNTEDSSKQERHIITKLEEKREPTSQKNCPDPELCRQSFRRFCYQEVSGPQEALSQLRQLCRQWLQPELHTKEQIVELLVMEQFLTILPPEIQARVRHQCPMSSKEIVTLVEDFHRATKKPKQWVAVCMQGQKVLLEKTGSQLGEQELPDFQPQTPRRGLRETSPAESSQAEAYDQLSPHHWEKSSLLQEPTPKLAGTDRKEEGGWRTWFLNLIEITVTPGAC; this is translated from the exons ATGGCAGCTAAAATGGAGATAACTTTGAGCTCGAACACTGAAGACTCCTCTAAGCAAGAGAGACATATAATAACAAAACTAGAAGAGAAACGGGAGCCTACTTCGCAAAAGAACTGCCCGGATCCTGAGCTCTGCCGCCAGAGCTTCAGACGCTTTTGTTATCAAGAGGTGTCTGGACCCCAAGAGGCGCTCTCCCAGCTCAGACAGCTCTGCCGTCAGTGGCTGCAACCTGAGCTGCACACCAAAGAGCAGATTGTGGAGCTTCTGGTGATGGAGCAGTTCCTGACCATTCTGCCCCCGGAGATCCAGGCTCGCGTCAGGCATCAGTGTCCAATGAGCAGCAAGGAAATTGTGACTCTGGTGGAAGATTTTCACAGAGCAACCAAGAAACCAAAGCAGTGG GTGGCTGTTTGTATGCAGGGGCAGAAGGTGCTCTTGGAGAAAACTGGATCACAGCTTGGAGAACAGGAACTGCCAGACTTTCAACCACAGACTCCTAGGAGAGGTCTCAGGGAGACCTCTCCAGCAGAGTCTTCCCAGGCGGAAGCTTATGACCAGCTGAGCCCCCATCACTGGGAGAAATCCTCGCTCCTCCAGGAACCAACCCCAAAATTGGCTGGGACAG ataggaaggaggaaggaggttGGAGAACTTGGTTCCTAAATTTAATAGAAATCACAGTCACCCCAGGAGCCTGCTAA
- the ZNF174 gene encoding zinc finger protein 174 isoform X2 has product MIPSRSQSLGQEAGPLGSSSAASGRLRGERHGHRPQPVLAGAGSPVPQSRVPREVAVCMQGQKVLLEKTGSQLGEQELPDFQPQTPRRGLRETSPAESSQAEAYDQLSPHHWEKSSLLQEPTPKLAGTEAPRMRSDNKENPQLEGAKGAKPCAVSAGRSKGNGLPSPEPRGANMSEPRLSRRQVSPPNAQKPFAHYQRHCRELEYISSPLKSHPLRELKKSKGGKRSLSNRLQHLGHQPTRSAKKPYKCDDCGKSFTWNSELKRHKRVHTGERPYTCGECGNCFGRQSTLKLHQRIHTGEKPYQCGQCGKSFRQSSNLHQHHRLHHGD; this is encoded by the exons ATGATACCCTCGAGGAGCCAATCCCTTGGGCAGGAGGCGGGCCCTCTCGGTAGTTCCTCAGCAGCCAGTGGGCGTCTCCGCGGCGAGAGGCATGGACACCGCCCCCAGCCCGTGCTCGCTGGTGCCGGGTCCCCAGTTCCCCAGTCCCGAGTTCCCAGAGAG GTGGCTGTTTGTATGCAGGGGCAGAAGGTGCTCTTGGAGAAAACTGGATCACAGCTTGGAGAACAGGAACTGCCAGACTTTCAACCACAGACTCCTAGGAGAGGTCTCAGGGAGACCTCTCCAGCAGAGTCTTCCCAGGCGGAAGCTTATGACCAGCTGAGCCCCCATCACTGGGAGAAATCCTCGCTCCTCCAGGAACCAACCCCAAAATTGGCTGGGACAG AGGCCCCCAGAATGAGAAGTGACAACAAGGAAAATCCACAACTGGAAGGGGCTAAAGGAGCAAAGCCATGTGCAGTGTCAGCTGGCAGATCTAAAGGGAATGGCCTGCCGAGTCCTGAACCAAGAGGGGCAAATATGAGTGAACCTCGGTTGTCACGGAGGCAGGTCAGCCCCCCAAATGCTCAAAAGCCATTTGCTCACTACCAGAGACATTGCAGGGAACTGGAATACATCAGCAGCCCCCTAAAAAGCCACCCACTGAGAGAGctgaagaaaagcaaaggagGTAAACGGAGCCTGAGCAACCGTTTGCAACATCTTGGTCACCAGCCCACCCGCTCAGcaaagaaaccctacaaatgtgatgACTGTGGGAAAAGCTTCACATGGAATTCAGAGCTGAAGAGACACAAGAGAGTCCACACAGGAGAGAGACCCTACACGTGCGGAGAATGTGGAAACTGCTTTGGGCGGCAGTCAACCCTGAAGCTGCACCAGAGGatccacactggagagaagccaTACCAGTGCGGCCAGTGTGGGAAAAGCTTTCGCCAGAGCTCAAACCTTCACCAGCATCATAGGCTCCACCACGGGGACTGA
- the ZNF174 gene encoding zinc finger protein 174 isoform X5 has protein sequence MAAKMEITLSSNTEDSSKQERHIITKLEEKREPTSQKNCPDPELCRQSFRRFCYQEVSGPQEALSQLRQLCRQWLQPELHTKEQIVELLVMEQFLTILPPEIQARVRHQCPMSSKEIVTLVEDFHRATKKPKQWVAVCMQGQKVLLEKTGSQLGEQELPDFQPQTPRRGLRETSPAESSQAEAYDQLSPHHWEKSSLLQEPTPKLAGTELLIEKTDPYMATDELPCKLWLSFIT, from the exons ATGGCAGCTAAAATGGAGATAACTTTGAGCTCGAACACTGAAGACTCCTCTAAGCAAGAGAGACATATAATAACAAAACTAGAAGAGAAACGGGAGCCTACTTCGCAAAAGAACTGCCCGGATCCTGAGCTCTGCCGCCAGAGCTTCAGACGCTTTTGTTATCAAGAGGTGTCTGGACCCCAAGAGGCGCTCTCCCAGCTCAGACAGCTCTGCCGTCAGTGGCTGCAACCTGAGCTGCACACCAAAGAGCAGATTGTGGAGCTTCTGGTGATGGAGCAGTTCCTGACCATTCTGCCCCCGGAGATCCAGGCTCGCGTCAGGCATCAGTGTCCAATGAGCAGCAAGGAAATTGTGACTCTGGTGGAAGATTTTCACAGAGCAACCAAGAAACCAAAGCAGTGG GTGGCTGTTTGTATGCAGGGGCAGAAGGTGCTCTTGGAGAAAACTGGATCACAGCTTGGAGAACAGGAACTGCCAGACTTTCAACCACAGACTCCTAGGAGAGGTCTCAGGGAGACCTCTCCAGCAGAGTCTTCCCAGGCGGAAGCTTATGACCAGCTGAGCCCCCATCACTGGGAGAAATCCTCGCTCCTCCAGGAACCAACCCCAAAATTGGCTGGGACAG aactTCTTATAGAAAAGACAGATCCATATATGGCCACAGATGAACTTCCATGCAAGCTATGGTTGAGTTTCATTACTTAA
- the ZSCAN32 gene encoding LOW QUALITY PROTEIN: zinc finger and SCAN domain-containing protein 32 (The sequence of the model RefSeq protein was modified relative to this genomic sequence to represent the inferred CDS: inserted 3 bases in 2 codons; substituted 1 base at 1 genomic stop codon), protein MMAAENSLQAHSSSSRDPTQGQKSAPQGNSPDSEAARQRFRQFCYQEVTGPHEAFSKLWELCCQWLRPKTHSKEEILELLLLEQFLTILPEEIQTWVREQHPENGDEXALVEDVQRAPGQQVSDSEKDLKGLVEEMARLGATRESLRYHWKQEVQPEEPTLKGSQSSHQRPGEQSQACLAPQAPRNLPQNTGLHDQETGAVVWTAGFQGPAMCDDRAASLCQQEWMRPGPAQRAVYRDATQRKNRHALLATGVPWGCEETRTLLAILSSSQFYGKLQTCQQNSQIYRAIAERLWEQGFLRTPEQCRTKFKSLQLSYCKVRRGCVPEPCVFCEAMDAFSNPWASGPPMXQEGSDTEAGELSRQNRGPAVVEDGPVDGAGRDEEDXSHPGQEVRRLDLPVLFPHRLGFEIKNEIENVKWDDLEEVEMNKALQRKSTGEVFWHSELQKDLESEPTSRRQCRNSPGESEEKPPSQEKMSLQSFCVRDKVCTHILCGKNCSQSVHSPHKPALELEKVSQCPECGKTFSRRSYLVRHQRIHTGEKPHRCNECGKGFSERSNLTAHLRTHTGERPYQCGQCGKSFNQSSSLIVHHRTHTGEKPYQCIVCGKRFNNSSQFSAHRRTHTGESPYKCAEYGKSFNNSSHFGAHRKTHTGETPYRCSHCEKSFTKNSALTRHETVHTEVGLSSQEGRDVL, encoded by the exons ATGATGGCGGCAGAAAATAGTCTTCAGGCACACTCATCCTCAAGCAGAGATCCCACGCAGGGCCAGAAATCAGCCCCCCAAGGTAACAGCCCTGACTCCGAGGCCGCCCGTCAGCGCTTCAGGCAGTTTTGCTACCAGGAGGTAACTGGCCCCCATGAAGCTTTTAGCAAACTCTGGGAACTCTGTTGTCAGTGGCTGAGGCCTAAGACACACTCAAAAGAGGAAATCCTGGAGCTGCTGCTTTTGGAGCAGTTTCTGACTATCTTGCCAGAGGAGATCCAGACCTGGGTGAGGGAGCAGCATCCAGAAAACGGCGATG GGGCTCTGGTTGAGGATGTACAGAGAGCCCCTGGACAGCAG GTCTCAGATTCTGAGAAGGACTTGAAAGGACTCGTGGAGGAGATGGCCCGTTTGGGAGCAACCAGAGAATCACTGAGATACCACTGGAAACAGGAGGTTCAGCCAGAGGAGCCGACTTTGAAGGGATCACAGAGCTCACACCAAAGACCAGGGGAGCAGTCACAAG CCTGTCTTGCTCCTCAGGCTCCCAGGAACCTGCCCCAAAACACAGGTCTCCACGACCAGGAGACAGGTGCTGTGGTCTGGACGGCTGGGTTCCAG GGACCAGCCATGTGTGACGACAGAGCTGCATCCCTCTGTCAGCAAGAATGGATGCGCCCAGGCCCTGCACAAAGGGCCGTCTACAGGGATGccacacagaggaagaacagacaTGCCTTGCTGG CAACAGGTGTGCCCTGGGGCTGTGAAGAGACCAGGACACTCCTGGCTATTCTTAGTAGTTCTCAGTTTTATGGAAAACTCCAGACCTGTCAGCAGAACAGCCAGATCTACAGGGCCATAGCGGAACGACTGTGGGAGCAGGGCTTTCTGCGGACCCCAGAACAGTGTCGAACCAAGTTCAAAAGCCTACAGTTGAGTTACTGCAAAGTGAGGAGAGGCTGTGTGCCTGAGCCTTGTGTCTTTTGTGAGGCAATGGATGCTTTCTCAAAcccctgggcctctgggcctcCTAT GCAAGAAGGAAGTGATACCGAGGCTGGAGAGCTGAGTCGGCAGAACAGGGGGCCCGCAGTGGTAGAAGATGGCCCTGTGGATGGCGCAGGCAGGGATGAAGAGGACTGAAGCCATCCTGGCCAGGAAGTCAGGAGACTTGACCTGCCAGTGCTGTTCCCACACAGACTTG GTTTTGAGATCAAGAATGagatagaaaatgtaaaatgggaTGATTTGGAGGAAGTAGAAATGAACAAGGCTTTACAGAGAAAGTCTACAGGAGAAGTTTTTTGGCACTCTGAGCTACAGAAGGACTTGGAGAGTGAGCCTACATCAAGAAGGCAATGCAGAAACTCACCAGGGGAGAGTGAGGAGAAACCCCCATCCCAGGAGAAGATGAGTCTCCAGAGTTTTTGTGTCAGGGACAAAGTCTGTACACATATCCTGTGTGGGAAAAACTGCTCTCAGAGTGTGCACTCTCCCCACAAGCCAGCGCTCGAACTGGAAAAAGTATCTCAGTGTCCCGAATGTGGGAAAACCTTTAGCCGAAGGTCTTATCTTGTTCGACATCAGAGAATCCACACAGGCGAGAAGCCTCACAGGTGCAATGAGTGCGGGAAAGGCTTTAGTGAGCGCTCCAACCTCACTGCCCACCTACGAACTCACACGGGGGAGAGGCCCTACCAGTGTGGGCAGTGTGGGAAAAGCTTCAACCAGAGTTCCAGCCTCATTGTCCACCACAGGACCCATACAGGGGAGAAGCCTTACCAGTGCATTGTCTGTGGAAAAAGGTTCAACAACAGTTCCCAGTTCAGTGCTCACCGGCGCACCCACACTGGGGAGAGCCCATACAAGTGTGCAGAGTACGGGAAAAGCTTCAACAATAGCTCCCACTTCGGCGCCCACCGGAAAACCCACACTGGTGAAACGCCTTACAGGTGCTCTCACTGTGAGAAAAGCTTCACTAAGAACTCTGCCCTCACCCGTCATGAGACAGTACACACAGAAGTAGGTCTCTCATCACAGGAAGGAAGAGATGTATTATGA
- the ZNF174 gene encoding zinc finger protein 174 isoform X1, whose translation MAAKMEITLSSNTEDSSKQERHIITKLEEKREPTSQKNCPDPELCRQSFRRFCYQEVSGPQEALSQLRQLCRQWLQPELHTKEQIVELLVMEQFLTILPPEIQARVRHQCPMSSKEIVTLVEDFHRATKKPKQWVAVCMQGQKVLLEKTGSQLGEQELPDFQPQTPRRGLRETSPAESSQAEAYDQLSPHHWEKSSLLQEPTPKLAGTEAPRMRSDNKENPQLEGAKGAKPCAVSAGRSKGNGLPSPEPRGANMSEPRLSRRQVSPPNAQKPFAHYQRHCRELEYISSPLKSHPLRELKKSKGGKRSLSNRLQHLGHQPTRSAKKPYKCDDCGKSFTWNSELKRHKRVHTGERPYTCGECGNCFGRQSTLKLHQRIHTGEKPYQCGQCGKSFRQSSNLHQHHRLHHGD comes from the exons ATGGCAGCTAAAATGGAGATAACTTTGAGCTCGAACACTGAAGACTCCTCTAAGCAAGAGAGACATATAATAACAAAACTAGAAGAGAAACGGGAGCCTACTTCGCAAAAGAACTGCCCGGATCCTGAGCTCTGCCGCCAGAGCTTCAGACGCTTTTGTTATCAAGAGGTGTCTGGACCCCAAGAGGCGCTCTCCCAGCTCAGACAGCTCTGCCGTCAGTGGCTGCAACCTGAGCTGCACACCAAAGAGCAGATTGTGGAGCTTCTGGTGATGGAGCAGTTCCTGACCATTCTGCCCCCGGAGATCCAGGCTCGCGTCAGGCATCAGTGTCCAATGAGCAGCAAGGAAATTGTGACTCTGGTGGAAGATTTTCACAGAGCAACCAAGAAACCAAAGCAGTGG GTGGCTGTTTGTATGCAGGGGCAGAAGGTGCTCTTGGAGAAAACTGGATCACAGCTTGGAGAACAGGAACTGCCAGACTTTCAACCACAGACTCCTAGGAGAGGTCTCAGGGAGACCTCTCCAGCAGAGTCTTCCCAGGCGGAAGCTTATGACCAGCTGAGCCCCCATCACTGGGAGAAATCCTCGCTCCTCCAGGAACCAACCCCAAAATTGGCTGGGACAG AGGCCCCCAGAATGAGAAGTGACAACAAGGAAAATCCACAACTGGAAGGGGCTAAAGGAGCAAAGCCATGTGCAGTGTCAGCTGGCAGATCTAAAGGGAATGGCCTGCCGAGTCCTGAACCAAGAGGGGCAAATATGAGTGAACCTCGGTTGTCACGGAGGCAGGTCAGCCCCCCAAATGCTCAAAAGCCATTTGCTCACTACCAGAGACATTGCAGGGAACTGGAATACATCAGCAGCCCCCTAAAAAGCCACCCACTGAGAGAGctgaagaaaagcaaaggagGTAAACGGAGCCTGAGCAACCGTTTGCAACATCTTGGTCACCAGCCCACCCGCTCAGcaaagaaaccctacaaatgtgatgACTGTGGGAAAAGCTTCACATGGAATTCAGAGCTGAAGAGACACAAGAGAGTCCACACAGGAGAGAGACCCTACACGTGCGGAGAATGTGGAAACTGCTTTGGGCGGCAGTCAACCCTGAAGCTGCACCAGAGGatccacactggagagaagccaTACCAGTGCGGCCAGTGTGGGAAAAGCTTTCGCCAGAGCTCAAACCTTCACCAGCATCATAGGCTCCACCACGGGGACTGA